A stretch of DNA from Halorubrum sp. BOL3-1:
CGGGTACCTGTACGGTTCCGGAACTCCAGCTATCGGGGAGAGACATCGGTGAACTTTCTGAGGACCGCATAGTTACTGCTCGTCTAACATATAGAAATGTGCTTTGAACTCGTATCCACTTCCTCGGACCGTCTCTACGTCTTGTGCGAGCCGGTTCCCCGGTAGAGAACAGGTCGCACCTTCTTCCGTTACGCCGTTGACGTGTAGTGAGTGGCTCCCGAGGAACAGCGGAAAACGCGGACCGCTCTCCGAAACGTCGATTTCAAGAGGTCCGTGGCGAGCGAGGACGAACCCGACTCATCCGGAGTGCCCGTCGAGGTCGAAGGAGAGCCGCACCGCCTCGCCCGCGTCGGCGTCGCCCGCGTCGACCACGTCGTCGCCGGCGGCGAAGCCGGCGTGGAGGTGGCCGTAGGTCCGGTCGATCGCCTCCACGATCACCTTCGTGTCGCCCGTGACGGGCATGAAGTTCGTGTCGCCGTTCCAACGCGGGACGACGTGGGTGTGGAGGTGGTCGACCGAGCCGCCGGCGGCCGAGTCACCGAGGTTCTGTCCCGTGTTGACGCCGTCGGGGTCGACGTCGGAGCGCATCGCCGCCAGCGTCGCCGCCTTCAGCTTCGCGTGGTCGAGGAGGGTCGCGTCGTCGAGGTCGGTCGGGTCCTCGCGGTGTTCCCGGGGGATCACCATCGCGTGGCCGGGGTTGTACGGGGCGTTGTTGAGCAGGACGTAGTTGCGGTCGCTGTAGGCGACGATCCGGGCCTCGCGGTCGTCCTCGCGCTCGGGGAGGACGCAGAACGGGCAGCCGTCGATCGGGTCCTCGTCCCGCTCGACCCACTCGATCCGCCAGGGGGCGTATATCTGCTCCATCAGTCGTCGAAGCCGTGGATGCCCGCGGTCGTCACCTCGACGCCGTCCTCGGTGACGAGCAGGGTGTGTTCCGCCTGACTCACGAGGGCGTCGTCGTCTTCCTTCAGGACGGGGTACCCCTTGATCGCGTTCGCCTGCTTCAGCCGGCGGAGCGCCATCTCGGCGCGGTCCGTCTCCAGCCACCGCGCGGCGAAGGGGAGGTCGTCGAACGCATCGATCTCTTCGAGGGCCTGCCGGGCGCGGCGGTCGCGAACGCTCCCGGAGCCCTGCTGTTCGAAGATCTCCTCGTCGGTCCCCTCGCCCACCTTGCCGCGCCCGTCGGTCGCGAACGGCTCGATAGCGACCGCCTGCCCCGGCTCCAGCTCGACCGAGCGGTCGACGCCGCGGTTCGGGACGGTGGGACCGGTGTGGGCGTCGTAACGCTCGACGCCGTGACCCGAGAGGTTGAGGACGGGCGTGTAGCCGTACCCGCGGATCACGTCCTCGATCGCCTCCCCGACGACGCCGACCTCGACGCCGGGACCGGCCTCGTCGAGGGCGGCTTCCAGCGCCATCTCCGCGGCCTCGACGAGCTCCGGGTTCCCGGAGTGGTCGACGGTTACCGCGGCGTCGGCGATGTAGCCGTCGACGTGGACGCCGACGTCGAGACACACAATCTCCTCGCCGAACTCGGTCTCGTCGTCGCGGGCGGGCGTCGCGTGGGACGCCTCCGGGTCGACGCTGACGTTCACCGGGAACGCGAGGCCCGCGCCCTGCTCGCGGACGAAGTCCTCCGTCCACTCCGCGACTTCGAGGTGCGTTCGGCCCGGTTCGACCATCTCTCGGGCCTCGTTCATCGCCTCGGCTAACACCGCGCCCGCCTCGCGGTAGCTCTCGACCGCGTCCGCGTCGAGGGATCCGTGACTCATGGACGCGGTTTCGGTGAGCGCGCGCAAAGAGGTTGCGGAGGGCGGTCGAGCGGTGCGGATGCGGAGGGCGGTCGAGCGGCGCGGCGGAGAGGAACCCGACGGCGCTCAGGCGGGCGTGATATCGACGTGCCACCCGCCGTCCGCCGGATTCGCCGTCTCGTGGGTGAACTCCCGTTCCTCCAACACGTCGTACAGCGGCTTCGGCTCGAAACCGTTGACCAGCAGCAGCGACTCCCCGTCGTCCACCCCGCCGAGGGCGGTCATGATGTCCCCGAACGGTTCGCCGTCGATCTCGCGGGCGTCCAGCCGCTCGTCCGCGTCGTCGAACGGGTCGACGCTCATGGTCGTCCCGACGGGTCGCGCGGTGGTTAACCCTCTCGTCGAACACGTTCGCTCGAAGCGACATCCGCGCGGGGGACGTACCCTCGGTCGAGATGACGACCTCTCACGACGGTCGCGACCACGGCGCGGATCCGATGGCGGATCACGTTCACGAGAACTCGTGGTCCGCGAACCTCGAAGGCCCCGAACACGCCGCGGACCGCGACTTCCTCGTCCGGCAGGCGATCGAGGCCGTCGAACACACGGCCGCCGGAAACCACGTCAACCTCGTCACCCACGGGGACCACGGCCACCCGGGGGCGTACCTCTTCGACGCGCTCGAATCGGTACTCGACGACGACCTCGACCCGGAGTACGTCGAGCAGTGCGGCTGCGGCGGCCACGTCGTTCGCGTCGACGTCTGACCGGGTTCACTCGCTTCCGTCGGTCGCTTGCGGGAGCCACATCCGCACCACCGTGCCGGTCGGCTCCCGGCTGTCGATCTCAAGCTCGCCGCCCGACTCCGTGACGATCCAGTGGACGAGCCAGAGTCCGAGTCCGCTCGCGTGTTCGAGCGCCGTCTCTCGGGTCTCCGTGAACACGGTCCGCTCGACCGGCGGGATCCCCGGGCCGTCGTCGGCCACGTCGACCCGGAACCGGTCGCCGTCGGCGGCGACCGTCGCCTCGACGTGCGGGTCGTCGCCGTCGTTGTGGACGACGGCGTTCTCCAACACGTTTCGGATCGCTGACTCCAAGAGTTCGTCGGCGGCGACGACGGCCGACTCCGGGACGGTCACCGTCACCGTCGAGTCGGGGAACGAGGAGTCTAACGAGCCGCAGAGCCGGTCGACCAGCGGGGCTAGATCGATGTCGCTCCGGCTCGCGTCGCTGTGGAGCGCGACGTCGATCTCGCGGGCCTGATCGCTGAGGTGGGTCAGGGTCTCGACCTTCCGATCGATGATGTCGAGGTACGGATCCCCCTCCTCGTCGACGTGGTCTCGGAGGAGGTCCGCGTACCCGCCGATGACGTTGGTATCGTTTTTTAGATCGTGTCGCAGAACGCGGTTCAACACCTGAAGCCGCTGTTCGTACCGGCGGGCCTCGGTGACGTCGGTGGCGGTGATGACCACCTCGCCCGCGTCCTCGAACAGCCGTTCGATCACCGTCTCGAACCGGCGCCAACTGCCGTCGTCGCACGCGATCCGGTGCGTGAGCGCCTCCGGCTCGTCGCTGTCGAAGGCGCGCTCGAACGCCTGCTGTGCCTCGCGCCGGTCCTCGGGGTGAACCAGGTCGATGATCGGTCGCCCCTCCACCTCGCTCGCCGTGTGGCCGAGCAGCCGCTCTATCGACGGACTGACGTACCGGACCAGGCCGTCGTCGCCGCAGACGGCGACCACGTTCGGCGACTTCTCGATGAGCACGCGGTAACGCCGCTGTAGCGTCTCCCGCTCGGTGACGTCGCGGAACAGGAGCACCGTCCCGCTGCGAGCTCTTCCCGGTGCGGTGACGCCGTGGACGTCGACGGTCAGGAACCGCGGCGCGCCGTTCGCGTCGACCGTCACGTGGAACTCGTCGTCTTCCGTCCCGTCCGTGACCGCCTCAGCGACCGACGGGGCGTCGTCGAACGCCTCGTCGGCGTGATCGCCGATCTCGGCGTCGGGGAACAGCGACCGGGCGAAGTCGTTGCGGTCGACAACGCGGCCGTCGGCGTCGCAGACGACGACGCCGTCGGAGAGTTTCGCGAACACCGCGTCGCGGGCGATCGGTGAGACGTCGAGCAGCCGGTATCGGAACACGACCCACGCCAGAAGCGCCGATGTCCCGCTGAACGCGACGGGGGTAAAATCGACGAGACCGGTTTCGGGACCGATCACGCCGGCGACGCCGGCCGCGCCGAGCGCCAGCGGCGCGACGCCGGCGACGAAGAGTACGGCGGCCTGCCGGCGGAAGACTCCGTCGCGGGCGGCCGCAGCGTAACCGAGGACGGCGAAGGTGAACAGGTTGACCGCGTAGGTGTAGCCGACGAACCCGAGCAGCGCGGGCATCGGGTCGTAGTCGAGGACGCGGTAGCCGCCGGCGTCGACGAGCGACGGATCGAGGTAAAACAGCGGGTCCGCCCCGACCGTCCAGACGGCGACGACGACCGCGGCGGGGACGAGCCAGAAGAGCGCGAAGCGGCGGCGACCGAGCCACGCGGTCCTGTCGACGTACGAGAGGACGAACGCCGGCCACGCGACAGCCAATCCGGCGGTCCCGAGCCAGACGAAGCGGTTGAACTGTAGCGTGGCCGAAAGTGAGGCCGCCGACAGCTGCGCCGCGTACGCCAGCGACCAGACGCCGGCGGTGCCCGCGACGCCGACGAAGCTCCACAGCAGGGCGTGGCCTCCCCGCGAGCGGTTGGCGACTGCGTACACGGCGAATCCGAGTGACACGACGGCCGCGATGAGCAGCGGGGCCGTGTGCGGCGTCGGTTGCCACGCCATCGATACCGGTAGGTTGCGAGTAGTCCGTAAAAAGGGACCGAATCCCCTAACTCGTTCGAGGAGAGTCAGCCCGTATGTTCGACCCGGGCGACTCCGCACCCGAGATCACGCTCACCGACCACCGCGGCGAGACGGTCACCGTCGACCCGGCCGCGGCCAGTCACACGGTGGTGTACTTCTACCCCCGAGCCGACACGCCCGGCTGTACCGCCGAGGCGTGTGGCTTCCGCGACGAGTGGGACGCGTTCGAGGACAGGGACGTCGCCGTCGTCGGGATCAGCGACGACCCCGCCGAGGACCTCGAACCGTTCGCCGCGGAGTACGACCTCCCCTTCACCCTGCTGTCTGACCCCGACGGCGCTGTCGCGGGCGCGTACGACTCCTACGGCGAGAAGTCGATGTTCGGGAACACCTTCGACGGCGTGTTCCGGAACACGTACGTCCTCGACGGCGAGGGCACCGTCGTCCTCGCGTACGAGGGTGTCTCCCCCGAGGACCACGCCGCCGAGATTCTCGACGACCTCGACGCGCTCGCCGCCTGAGAGGACCGACTGACGACCGAGTGGACCGACTGACGACTGACAGAGTCGACCGGCGGCGGGACGACTGCTGGCGGCTGCCTCCCGGTAGTATTATGACCTGTCAGGAATCACCTGAAATGATGCCCTCCAAACGGACGTTCGCAAAGCGCGTAGCCGCGCTCGCGGCGACTG
This window harbors:
- a CDS encoding HIT domain-containing protein, whose product is MEQIYAPWRIEWVERDEDPIDGCPFCVLPEREDDREARIVAYSDRNYVLLNNAPYNPGHAMVIPREHREDPTDLDDATLLDHAKLKAATLAAMRSDVDPDGVNTGQNLGDSAAGGSVDHLHTHVVPRWNGDTNFMPVTGDTKVIVEAIDRTYGHLHAGFAAGDDVVDAGDADAGEAVRLSFDLDGHSG
- the map gene encoding type II methionyl aminopeptidase translates to MSHGSLDADAVESYREAGAVLAEAMNEAREMVEPGRTHLEVAEWTEDFVREQGAGLAFPVNVSVDPEASHATPARDDETEFGEEIVCLDVGVHVDGYIADAAVTVDHSGNPELVEAAEMALEAALDEAGPGVEVGVVGEAIEDVIRGYGYTPVLNLSGHGVERYDAHTGPTVPNRGVDRSVELEPGQAVAIEPFATDGRGKVGEGTDEEIFEQQGSGSVRDRRARQALEEIDAFDDLPFAARWLETDRAEMALRRLKQANAIKGYPVLKEDDDALVSQAEHTLLVTEDGVEVTTAGIHGFDD
- a CDS encoding DUF2249 domain-containing protein, with amino-acid sequence MSVDPFDDADERLDAREIDGEPFGDIMTALGGVDDGESLLLVNGFEPKPLYDVLEEREFTHETANPADGGWHVDITPA
- a CDS encoding CGCGG family rSAM-modified RiPP protein, which translates into the protein MTTSHDGRDHGADPMADHVHENSWSANLEGPEHAADRDFLVRQAIEAVEHTAAGNHVNLVTHGDHGHPGAYLFDALESVLDDDLDPEYVEQCGCGGHVVRVDV
- a CDS encoding histidine kinase N-terminal 7TM domain-containing protein, with the protein product MAWQPTPHTAPLLIAAVVSLGFAVYAVANRSRGGHALLWSFVGVAGTAGVWSLAYAAQLSAASLSATLQFNRFVWLGTAGLAVAWPAFVLSYVDRTAWLGRRRFALFWLVPAAVVVAVWTVGADPLFYLDPSLVDAGGYRVLDYDPMPALLGFVGYTYAVNLFTFAVLGYAAAARDGVFRRQAAVLFVAGVAPLALGAAGVAGVIGPETGLVDFTPVAFSGTSALLAWVVFRYRLLDVSPIARDAVFAKLSDGVVVCDADGRVVDRNDFARSLFPDAEIGDHADEAFDDAPSVAEAVTDGTEDDEFHVTVDANGAPRFLTVDVHGVTAPGRARSGTVLLFRDVTERETLQRRYRVLIEKSPNVVAVCGDDGLVRYVSPSIERLLGHTASEVEGRPIIDLVHPEDRREAQQAFERAFDSDEPEALTHRIACDDGSWRRFETVIERLFEDAGEVVITATDVTEARRYEQRLQVLNRVLRHDLKNDTNVIGGYADLLRDHVDEEGDPYLDIIDRKVETLTHLSDQAREIDVALHSDASRSDIDLAPLVDRLCGSLDSSFPDSTVTVTVPESAVVAADELLESAIRNVLENAVVHNDGDDPHVEATVAADGDRFRVDVADDGPGIPPVERTVFTETRETALEHASGLGLWLVHWIVTESGGELEIDSREPTGTVVRMWLPQATDGSE
- a CDS encoding peroxiredoxin, which translates into the protein MFDPGDSAPEITLTDHRGETVTVDPAAASHTVVYFYPRADTPGCTAEACGFRDEWDAFEDRDVAVVGISDDPAEDLEPFAAEYDLPFTLLSDPDGAVAGAYDSYGEKSMFGNTFDGVFRNTYVLDGEGTVVLAYEGVSPEDHAAEILDDLDALAA